One window of Aspergillus oryzae RIB40 DNA, chromosome 3 genomic DNA carries:
- a CDS encoding tryptophan synthase (tryptophan synthase beta chain) — protein sequence MEQIKQVFSYAKQQNRAVLGAYVTAGYPIVEETVDILLGLANGGADMIELGVPFTDPIADGPIIQEANAKALTNGVTISSVLNIVREARHRGLQIPVLLMGYYNPILRYGEERMLEDCKEAGVNGFVIVDLPLEEAIRFRRLCASNGLSYVPLIAPSTSDSRMKLLCSIADSFIYVVSRMGVTGATKKLNLNLPELLSRVHTWSGDVPSVIGFGISTREHFLSVHNIAEGCVIGSQIITTLREAPTGQAAKHVEQYLSSITGRNHGRDSQEMLTQPLSPVPQPKAILAENVTPNSLSLIDPLDTIHSAAQSSRFGEFGGQYVPEALMGCLAELERGFEEVRQDPSFWEEYRSYYPYIGRPSPLCFAKRLTEHVGGANIWIKREDLNHTGSHKINNALGQILLARRLTKTRIIAETGAGQHGVATATVCAKFGMKCTVYMGAEDVRRQALNVFRMKLLGAEVVAVTSKTGSCTLRDAVNEALRAWVTNLEDTHYILGSVVGPHPFPTIVRTFQSVIGEETKQQMKESVGKLPNAVVACVGGGSNASGMFYPFLHESGVQLLGVEAGGDGLDTSHHSATLSAGSKGVLHGVYTYLLQDEHGQVSGTHSISAGMDYPAVGPELSSWKDSGRARFIAATDAQALVGFRALAEHEGIIPALESSHAVFGAMELAKTMKKGETDIVLNLSGRGDKDVQSVAAALPRLGPVIGWDLRF from the exons ATGGAGCAGATTAAGCAAGTATTTTCATATGCGAAGCAGCAGAACCGCGCTGTTTTGGGGGCCTATGTTACCGCAGGATATCCCATTGTCGAAGAGACAGTAGATATTCTCCTTGGCCTGGCGAATGGTGGTGCCG ATATGATCGAACTGGGTGTCCCATTCACCGACCCAATTGCAGATGGTCCAATCATCCAGGAAGCCAATGCGAAAGCTCTAACCAATGGCGTGACAATTTCGTCTGTGTTGAATATAGTGCGCGAAGCAAGGCATCGAGGGCTCCAGATTCCCGTTCTGCTAATGGGTTATTATAACCCGATACTGCGTTACGGTGAGGAACGCATGCTGGAAGACTGCAAAGAGGCGGGTGTCAACGGGTTTGTAATCGTGGATCTTCCTCTTGAGGAAGCCATTCGATTCAGAAGACTCTGCGCGAGCAATGG GCTTTCTTACGTTCCCCTCATTGCTCCCTCCACCTCCGATTCTCGCATGAAACTCCTGTGCAGTATAGCCGATTCGTTCATCTATGTTGTATCAAGAATGGGCGTGACTGGTGCAACTAAGAAACTAAACTTGAACCTTCCTGAACTTCTAAGCCGGGTCCATACTTGGTCTGGAGATGTACCATCCGTGATTGGCTTTGGTATCAGTACGCGCGAACATTTCTTGTCTGTACATAACATCGCCGAAGGTTGTGTGATTGGCAGTCAAATAATCACCACATTACGCGAGGCACCTACTGGCCAAGCAGCTAAGCATGTCGAACAGTATCTATCGAGTATCACCGGGCGAAATCATGGAAGAGATTCACAGGAGATGCTGACCCAGCCACTTTCGCCTGTTCCGCAGCCAAAAGCCATCCTCGCCGAAAATGTTACTCCCAACAGCCTGTCACTGATCGATCCACTCGACACAATTCACTCCGCTGCACAATCGTCGCGCTTTGGTGAGTTCGGCGGTCAATACGTTCCTGAAGCCCTGATGGGTTGTCTCGCCGAGCTAGAGAGAGGCTTCGAGGAAGTACGACAGGATCCTAGTTTTTGGGAAGAATACCGTTCCTACTACCCTTATATCGGTAGACCCAGCCCTCTCTGTTTTGCAAAACGGCTTACTGAACATGTCGGCGGTGCGAATATCTGGATTAAACGAGAAGATCTCAACCATACTGGAAGCCACAAGATCAATAATGCCTTGGGTCAGATCCTTCTGGCTCGACGGCTGACTAAAACTCGCATTATTGCTGAAACTGGTGCTGGTCAACATGGAGTCGCAACTGCAACTGTGTGTGCGAAGTTTGGAATGAAGTGCACCGTTTATATGGGTGCTGAGGATGTCCGTCGGCAAGCCTTGAATGTGTTCCGTATGAAGCTTCTTGGTGCCGAGGTAGTGGCTGTTACCAGTAAAACGGGAAGCTGTACTCTACGTGATGCCGTTAATGAAGCTCTACGGGCATGGGTTACTAACCTCGAGGATACACATTATATCCTTGGTTCTGTTGTTGGACCACATCCTTTCCCAACAATTGTACGCACCTTTCAATCTGTGATTGGCGAAGAGACCAAACAACAAATGAAAGAATCCGTTGGCAAGCTTCCCaatgctgttgttgcatgCGTTGGAGGTGGCAGCAATGCATCTGGCATGTTCTATCCCTTTTTACATGAGTCAGGCGTCCAGCTTTTAGGCGTGgaagctggtggagatggtcTCGATACGTCTCATCATTCAGCAACGCTTTCTGCGGGCAGTAAGGGTGTGCTTCATGGAGTCTACACCTATCTTTTGCAGGATGAACATGGTCAGGTTTCTGGAACGCACTCTATCTCTGCTGGTATGGACTATCCAGCCGTGGGACCAGAGTTGAGCTCTTGGAAAGACAGCGGGCGGGCTCGGTTTATTGCTGCCACAGACGCCCAAGCTCTAGTCGGCTTCCGGGCATTGGCAGAGCATGAAGGTATTATCCCGGCTTTGGAGTCCTCGCATGCCGTATTTGGCGCCATGGAACTAGCCAAAACGATgaagaaaggggaaacgGACATTGTCCTGAATCTTAGTGGCAGAGGCGACAAGGATGTTCAAAgtgttgctgctgctctgCCACGGTTGGGGCCTGTTATCGGATGGGACTTGAGATTTTGA
- a CDS encoding Zn(II)2Cys6 transcription factor (predicted protein), which produces MPARHGPDQRASSSALTSKQRQKVSRACDRCRTFRTKCGEKPCPRCVLDKVRCTWTSSPAARQKSKTLVSTGREHHPEPRPRDSVRLDASPEISLAPVTVGRPQMPSAPAGSATEIIPNHGRVKLDEHMEPLNRPAYVFVKIDAFFADSRTTSRTSTHGAMADLKTAYPGPFPDLPNIAALADRQPPCNEHLTEDQQMYFLRMFWEAYHPLLQVSDEAEFQSLLDLDRRQDSEVGRLTKALVNCMTALGIQYSHGAGLTSRILTLRRCAVNISSVGYGYFRRCRDYIALLTEPTLLSMQCYALMSLYLMNP; this is translated from the exons ATGCCAGCGCGGCATGGTCCTGATCAACGCGCTTCAAGCTCGGCATTGACATCCAAACAACGACAGAAAGTATCGCGGGCATGCGATCGATGCCGTACCTTCCGCACCAAGTGCGGGGAGAAGCCGTGCCCACGCTGTGTGCTTGATAAAGTCAGATGTACGTGGACCTCCAGTCCAGCCGCCAGGCAAAAGTCTAAGACCCTCGTCTCAACCGG aagagagcacCACCCCGAGCCCCGTCCCAGGGACAGTGTTCGACTCGATGCGTCTCCGGAAATCTCCCTGGCGCCGGTCACCGTCGGCCGACCGCAAATGCCCTCAGCCCCTGCCGGTAGTGCCACTGAGATTATTCCTAATCATGGCCGCGTGAAGCTGGACGAGCACATGGAGCCGCTCAACCGCCCGGCGTATGTCTTCGTCAAAATCGATGCCTTCTTTGCCGATTCTAGGACCACGTCGCGCACCTCCACGCACGGAGCAATGGCGGATCTGAAAACTGCATATCCGGGTCCGTTTCCTGATCTGCCGAATATTGCAGCGTTGGCGGACAGGCAACCTCCCTGCAATGAGCACTTGACGGAGGATCAACAAATGTATTTTCTGAGAATGTTTTGGGAAGCATATCATCCGCTCTTGCAAGTTTCTGATGAAGCGGAATTCCAATCGCtgttggatttggatcgGCGACAAGATTCCGAGGTTGGGAGATTGACCAAGGCATTGGTAAATTGTATGACGGCTTTAGGAATCCAATACAGCCATGGGGCCGGCCTAACTTCCCGCATCCTGACTTTGCGCCGTTGTGCGGTCAATATCTCGTCAGTAGGGTATGGATATTTCCGTCGCTGCCGCGATTATATCGCCCTTCTGACCGAGCCCACACTCCTATCGATGCAATGCTACGCTCTGATGTCTTTGTATCTCATGAAT CCATAG
- a CDS encoding SDR family oxidoreductase (predicted short chain-type dehydrogenase) → MGQVIFITGANRGIGKGLAAHYLAREDTTVIAAIRDVSAENTEELRALQKGPGSQLILVSLSLDIPSSATEAISEIQTQHNIEHIDIVLSNAGICNHWGPVVDMTDADVLSHFDVNALGPLRLFRATAPLLQNASQPKFVYTSTLMASFGEMERLPSLATAYGMSKVAGNYLVRKIDAEHKHLIALSVDPGLVQTDMGSRSAQSIGLEKAPLTVQESVQGIIKQINEAQKSTTSGKFVNYLGDRVPW, encoded by the exons ATGGGCCAGGTTATTTTTATTACCGGAGCGAATCGAG GCATTGGGAAAGGTCTGGCAGCGCACTACCTTGCGAGGGAGGACACCACTGTCATTGCAGCCATCCGAGATGTCTCAGCTGAGAACACAGAAGAACTACGTGCTTTGCAAAAAGGCCCTGGCTCCCAGTTGATTCTCGTCTCGCTCAGCCTCGACATCCCATCGAGCGCCACCGAGGCAATCTCCGAAATACAAACGCAGCATAACATTGAACATATCGACATTGTCCTTTCCAATGCAGGAATTTGCAACCACTGGGGCCCTGTGGTGGACATGACTGATGCGGACGTGCTTTCTCACTTTGACGTGAATGCCCTCGGACCACTGAGGCTGTTCAGGGCCACAGCACCATTGTTGCAGAATGCCAGTCAGCCCAAGTTTGTCTATACCTCTACTTTAATGGCCAGCTTCGGTGAGATGGAGCGCCTTCCGTCCCTGGCGACGGCCTATGGAATGTCCAAGGTGGCTGGCAATTACCTGGTCAGGAAAATTGATGCAGAGCACAAGCATCTGATCGCGTTATCAGTCGACCCTGG ACTTGTCCAAACAGACATGGGTAGTCGTAGTGCGCAATCCATTGGATTAGAAAAGGCTCCATTGACCGTTCAAGAGAGCGTCCAAGGAATTATCAAGCAG atcaacgaggcACAAAAGTCAACTACATCTGGCAAGTTTGTTAACTATCTCGGCGACAGAGTCCCCTGGTAG
- a CDS encoding pepsin-like aspartic protease (aspartyl protease): MRFLRCLLATSSLYASVTAFVPYHIELGDPVTDAASDKLLRRFFPYELPSEDVKDEPESATGDDILTLDIKRAAFRRDNNFKIMLSDDPTSPNTAALNQGGNDYTYFAAVKVGSQGQKMWMMLDSGGVNTWLFGSDCTTNSCKLHNTFGEHASTSLLLTNKEWGVGYGTGQVSGVLGNDTFSIAGMDVRMLFGLASNASDQFQNYPMDGIIGLGRAEEGSYGPSFMEAVIEQKSLKSNIVSFSLSRAADGGKDGAVTFGGVDKTKFTGNISYTDALSGNNRWTIPLDDASVDGNACNFVNKTAIIDTGTSYALIPPKDAAALHKLIPGSSASGDENFVIPCNSTAKVELTFSGKSYTISPKDYVGSKYGSGCVSTIIGHQMFGDNEWLVGDVFLKNVYTVFDFDQDRVGFATPTVTY; the protein is encoded by the coding sequence ATGCGTTTCTTACGATGTCTTCTCGCTACATCATCTCTTTACGCTAGTGTCACGGCATTTGTGCCCTACCACATAGAGCTTGGTGATCCTGTTACCGATGCCGCTAGTGATAAGCTACTGCGTCGTTTTTTCCCATATGAGTTGCCGTCAGAGGATGTGAAGGATGAACCGGAATCAGCCACCGGGGATGATATTTTAACCCTGGACATCAAAAGGGCCGCCTTTCGCCGTGACAACAATTTCAAGATTATGTTATCAGATGATCCGACATCACCCAATACGGCCGCGCTCAACCAAGGCGGAAATGACTATACCTACTTTGCAGCGGTCAAAGTTGGCTCTCAAGGTCAGAAGATGTGGATGATGCTGGACTCCGGTGGTGTCAATACATGGCTCTTCGGGTCGGACTGCACAACAAATTCCTGCAAATTGCACAACACATTTGGTGAACACGCTTCGACAAGTCTCCTACTAACCAACAAGGAATGGGGCGTGGGTTATGGAACCGGGCAGGTTAGTGGCGTCCTCGGAAATGATACTTTCTCGATTGCTGGTATGGATGTGCGCATGTTGTTCGGACTGGCTTCCAATGCGTCGGACCAGTTTCAGAATTACCCCATGGATGGAATTATCGGCCTTGGCCGCGCTGAGGAGGGATCGTACGGTCCCTCGTTCATGGAAGCCGTCATAGAGCAGAAATCCCTCAAGTCAAACATTGTCAGCTTCAGTCTCTCTCGCGCTGCCGACGGAGGGAAGGATGGTGCTGTGACGTTTGGTGGCGTCGACAAGACTAAATTTACCGGGAACATTTCGTACACCGACGCTCTCAGCGGTAACAATCGATGGACCATCCCTCTGGACGATGCCAGCGTGGATGGCAATGCCTGCAACTTCGTCAACAAAACGGCCATCATCGACACCGGCACATCCTACGCTCTGATCCCACCGAAGGATGCAGCCGCATTGCATAAGTTGATTCCAGGCTCCAGTGCCTCGGGGGACGAAAACTTCGTTATTCCCTGCAATTCCACTGCCAAAGTTGAACTTACTTTTTCGGGCAAGAGTTATACAATTTCTCCCAAGGATTATGTCGGTTCGAAGTACGGGTCGGGTTGTGTTTCGACGATCATCGGCCACCAGATGTTCGGTGACAACGAATGGCTTGTGGGcgatgtcttcctcaagaacgTGTATACGGTGTTTGACTTCGACCAAGACCGCGTCGGGTTTGCG